Proteins encoded in a region of the Chryseobacterium piperi genome:
- a CDS encoding four helix bundle protein → MHTFYFEKLVVWNNARILVKEIYMITGTFPDDERFGITNQIRRASTSITANIAEGMSRQTDKEKSRFINISFSSCIEVINFLIISNDLGFLDDRNYEQLRMRTESISNQLNALHKILNKIV, encoded by the coding sequence ATGCATACTTTCTATTTTGAAAAACTGGTTGTCTGGAATAATGCTAGAATATTGGTTAAGGAAATTTATATGATTACCGGTACCTTTCCTGATGATGAAAGATTTGGAATTACCAATCAGATCCGGAGGGCAAGTACTAGCATAACAGCAAATATTGCAGAAGGAATGTCTAGACAAACTGACAAAGAAAAATCACGGTTTATAAATATCTCATTTAGTAGCTGTATTGAAGTCATCAATTTTCTAATTATTTCAAATGATTTAGGTTTTTTAGATGACAGGAATTATGAGCAATTACGAATGAGAACAGAAAGCATTTCAAATCAACTTAATGCTTTACATAAAATATTAAATAAAATAGTATAA
- a CDS encoding RsmE family RNA methyltransferase translates to MKLFYGDIENNKVIINDDEQQHILKVLRMKNGEEIHVTDGKGNLASGKLVLEGKKASLDIVEIKTALPDFNPKLHIAIAPTKNIDRIEFFVEKAIEMGISEITFLTTEKTERKNLNTDKIRKQGIAASKQSLRFHFPVIHDPVKLSDFLKNINPENTFVAHCHENLERIALNDIPKSDQYTFLIGPEGDFSEKEIQYLADHKVRATSLGNQRLRTETAGIFVASWNYLNLK, encoded by the coding sequence ATGAAATTATTTTACGGAGACATAGAAAACAATAAAGTGATCATCAATGATGATGAACAACAGCATATTTTAAAGGTTCTCAGGATGAAAAACGGGGAAGAAATCCATGTAACAGATGGAAAAGGTAACCTTGCATCCGGAAAATTGGTTTTAGAGGGGAAAAAAGCCAGTCTGGATATTGTGGAAATAAAGACCGCTCTCCCGGATTTTAATCCAAAGCTACATATTGCTATCGCTCCTACCAAAAATATTGACCGAATCGAGTTTTTCGTAGAAAAGGCTATAGAAATGGGTATTTCCGAAATCACTTTTTTGACAACAGAAAAAACAGAACGTAAAAATCTGAATACAGATAAAATCAGAAAACAAGGTATTGCTGCTTCTAAGCAAAGTCTTAGATTCCACTTCCCAGTTATACATGATCCTGTAAAATTATCCGACTTTCTTAAAAATATCAATCCGGAAAATACTTTTGTAGCTCATTGCCATGAAAATCTGGAAAGAATCGCACTGAATGATATTCCGAAATCTGATCAATATACTTTTCTTATCGGTCCTGAAGGAGATTTCTCTGAAAAAGAAATTCAATATCTGGCAGACCATAAGGTGAGAGCTACCTCTCTTGGAAACCAAAGATTGAGAACGGAAACAGCGGGAATATTTGTAGCTTCCTGGAATTATCTTAACCTAAAGTAA
- a CDS encoding TrmH family RNA methyltransferase — MQMKDVAQTFEYLKQFLTDERLRKIEHFSQDSSDFVLPVMEDIYQFRNAAAIVRSVEACGFHKVVAMEEENVFNPNLTVTKGAETWVEVKKMPKTISSLQEIKNEGYKILAVSPEKNAAMLPDYEITEPIALVFGTELEGVSEEVLDFADETLAIPMYGFTKSFNVSVAAGICMYELKQKLLKSGIEYKLNEEKLLQMKIRWAVNSIRSGNQILEQYLKT, encoded by the coding sequence ATGCAGATGAAAGATGTAGCACAAACTTTTGAATATTTAAAGCAGTTCTTAACAGACGAAAGATTAAGAAAAATAGAGCACTTTTCTCAAGATAGCTCTGATTTTGTACTTCCTGTAATGGAGGATATTTATCAGTTTAGAAATGCAGCTGCAATCGTAAGGTCTGTTGAGGCTTGCGGGTTTCATAAAGTAGTAGCAATGGAAGAGGAAAATGTTTTTAACCCTAATCTTACCGTAACAAAAGGAGCTGAAACATGGGTGGAAGTGAAAAAAATGCCCAAAACTATTTCATCACTTCAGGAAATTAAAAATGAAGGGTATAAGATTCTGGCAGTTTCCCCGGAAAAGAATGCGGCTATGCTTCCTGATTATGAAATTACAGAACCCATTGCTTTGGTTTTTGGTACAGAGCTGGAAGGTGTTTCGGAGGAAGTACTTGACTTTGCAGATGAAACATTGGCTATTCCTATGTATGGTTTTACTAAAAGTTTTAATGTATCAGTGGCCGCCGGAATATGTATGTATGAATTAAAGCAAAAGCTTCTTAAATCGGGTATTGAATATAAACTTAATGAAGAAAAACTTTTGCAGATGAAAATCCGATGGGCTGTTAATTCAATAAGAAGTGGTAATCAAATCCTGGAGCAGTATTTAAAAACGTAA
- a CDS encoding asparaginase produces MKRKVLLIYTGGTIGMEKDYETGSLRAFDFGNIFEKMPEMKLMECEVFVHPFAKPLDSSDMGPEEWKIIAHYIHKNYDQYDGFLVLHGTDTMSYTASALSFMLKGLKKPVIFTGSQLPIGDLRTDAKENLLTSLYYASLYENDEAVIQEVAIYFEYKLLRGNRTLKYSAEYFDAYASPNYPILGQSGVHLNIIKDNLHRCEPNVDFHVDDHISEDILFWRIFPGMHLSHFKEIPKMKVLILQVFGSGTIFSSEKTQQTLQEIRNNGTEIVVVSQCISGGISFGKYENSNIFSRIGAISGKDMTAETAITKAMHLVGNPNYSGNFADNFSKSLCGEITD; encoded by the coding sequence ATGAAACGAAAAGTTCTGTTGATATATACCGGTGGTACGATTGGTATGGAAAAAGACTATGAAACCGGAAGCCTTCGCGCATTTGATTTTGGAAATATTTTTGAGAAAATGCCTGAAATGAAATTAATGGAATGTGAAGTTTTTGTACATCCTTTTGCTAAACCGCTTGACTCTTCAGACATGGGACCAGAGGAATGGAAAATTATTGCTCATTATATCCATAAGAATTATGATCAATATGACGGGTTCCTGGTTCTTCATGGTACTGACACCATGTCTTATACCGCTTCTGCACTAAGCTTTATGCTAAAAGGGCTAAAGAAACCAGTGATCTTTACCGGATCTCAACTGCCGATAGGAGACTTAAGAACTGATGCTAAAGAAAACCTTTTAACAAGTTTATATTACGCAAGCTTGTATGAAAATGATGAAGCTGTTATTCAAGAGGTTGCTATCTATTTTGAATATAAATTGCTAAGAGGAAACAGAACATTGAAGTATTCTGCCGAATATTTTGATGCTTATGCAAGCCCCAACTACCCTATTCTCGGTCAATCAGGAGTTCATCTCAATATTATAAAGGATAACCTGCATCGATGCGAACCCAATGTAGACTTTCATGTTGACGACCATATTTCTGAAGATATTTTATTCTGGAGAATTTTTCCGGGAATGCATCTGAGCCATTTCAAAGAAATTCCTAAAATGAAAGTCCTTATTCTTCAGGTTTTTGGATCTGGTACTATTTTCAGCAGTGAAAAAACGCAACAAACTCTCCAGGAAATCCGAAATAACGGAACTGAAATCGTAGTGGTAAGCCAGTGTATTTCGGGTGGTATCTCGTTTGGAAAATACGAAAACAGTAATATTTTCTCAAGGATAGGCGCCATAAGCGGTAAGGATATGACAGCGGAAACTGCGATTACTAAAGCAATGCATTTGGTAGGCAATCCAAATTACTCTGGAAATTTTGCTGACAACTTTTCTAAGAGTTTATGTGGGGAAATTACAGACTAA
- a CDS encoding serine hydrolase, which produces MKHLLVALLLIFAGNSVYSQKSRQIDELLTTYEKAYQFNGSVLVAEKGKIIFEKSYGYRNAPKKENNTNNSLYRIYSTTKIFTAAVILKLEQQGKLSLDDKLSKYYPKFPKGDSITIKNMLSHTSGIPQEAEGSEYTVNEETLLKCLTRKPLDFSPGKGWNYSNSNYYLLGYIIKKVTGIEYDQAIEEFILKPLKMTHSGFHFNQLENENKAFGYEFMSGENSNEALRFKTDHPFAAGAMYSTVEDLYKFSEAFYKGQILEANVVKNMYTPYLNERYGFGQEIYKTPNLDKVLVGHSGGGPGYRCRFIRDVEQDIAIIVLINSEMIPGDKISEDITSIVYNKPYKKTTIGKVNKEDLYGIEGIYSSPEATFYVNIIDGMVIINGDIIPRIPLNPVTKTFYKIYENNTFNFNTDQTGKVKSITVSNPMGVKNAEKISNTFPWGIIGNATPSGWDGKDIILQTRKDNPDFYYLKNYKLKTGELRFRLNSDWGNSLALNNDDESLCYDGYNINIKEDGFYDIVLDMTIKSKPKYSIKLSDQ; this is translated from the coding sequence ATGAAACACCTTTTAGTCGCTTTGCTTTTAATTTTCGCAGGTAATTCTGTTTATTCCCAAAAGAGCAGACAAATAGATGAATTATTAACTACCTACGAAAAAGCCTATCAGTTCAATGGTTCCGTACTAGTTGCTGAAAAAGGAAAGATAATTTTTGAAAAAAGTTATGGATATAGAAATGCTCCCAAAAAAGAAAATAATACAAACAATAGTTTATATCGTATTTATTCTACCACAAAAATTTTCACGGCCGCAGTTATTCTAAAATTGGAACAACAAGGTAAGCTCTCCCTAGATGATAAACTTTCAAAGTATTATCCCAAATTTCCAAAAGGAGATAGTATTACCATAAAAAATATGTTATCACATACTTCCGGAATTCCACAGGAAGCAGAGGGGTCTGAATATACTGTAAACGAAGAAACTTTATTAAAATGCCTTACTAGAAAACCTTTGGATTTTTCTCCAGGTAAAGGTTGGAATTATTCCAATTCAAACTATTATTTATTGGGCTATATCATCAAAAAAGTAACAGGCATAGAATATGACCAAGCTATTGAAGAGTTTATTTTGAAACCTTTAAAAATGACTCATAGTGGCTTTCATTTCAACCAATTGGAAAATGAGAATAAAGCGTTTGGTTATGAATTTATGTCAGGAGAAAATTCTAATGAAGCGCTACGTTTTAAAACAGACCATCCTTTTGCAGCAGGAGCAATGTATTCTACCGTTGAGGATTTGTATAAATTTAGTGAAGCATTTTATAAGGGACAGATTTTAGAAGCAAATGTGGTTAAAAATATGTACACTCCTTATTTAAACGAGCGCTATGGTTTTGGGCAGGAAATTTATAAGACACCAAATTTGGATAAAGTTTTAGTTGGTCATAGTGGAGGTGGTCCTGGTTATAGATGTAGGTTTATAAGAGATGTAGAACAGGATATTGCAATAATTGTATTAATAAATTCCGAGATGATTCCCGGTGACAAAATCAGTGAAGATATTACAAGTATTGTATATAACAAACCTTATAAGAAAACTACAATTGGTAAAGTAAATAAAGAAGATTTATATGGTATTGAAGGAATATATTCTTCACCTGAGGCGACTTTTTATGTAAATATTATTGATGGAATGGTTATAATCAATGGAGATATTATTCCGAGAATACCACTGAACCCTGTTACAAAAACGTTCTATAAAATTTACGAAAACAATACTTTTAATTTTAATACTGATCAAACAGGAAAAGTAAAATCCATTACAGTAAGTAATCCTATGGGTGTGAAGAATGCTGAAAAAATATCTAATACTTTTCCTTGGGGAATTATAGGCAATGCAACACCAAGTGGTTGGGACGGAAAAGACATTATCTTACAAACAAGAAAAGATAATCCCGATTTTTATTATCTCAAAAATTATAAATTAAAAACTGGAGAATTAAGATTTAGATTAAATAGTGATTGGGGTAACAGTTTGGCTTTAAACAATGATGATGAAAGTTTATGCTATGATGGCTACAACATCAATATTAAAGAAGATGGGTTTTATGACATTGTATTAGACATGACAATTAAAAGTAAACCAAAATATAGTATCAAGCTTTCCGATCAATAA
- a CDS encoding glycoside hydrolase family 88 protein, producing MSKLIRDEFEFADKQYKYLMKSIPPDKMPQSYNASTQKVSTRDITWWCSGFYPGSLWLIYEQTNDPEIKREAERVLRIIEPNKTFTKDHDLGFMMFTSFGNAYRITKDPAYKEIIITSAESLSTRFKPGMQAILSWDKMADFKGPVIIDNMMNLEMLIWAAKNGGNKKTEEIAIAHANTTIKNHFRSDYSSYHVIDYNINTGEVLGKKTFQGYSDSSAWARGQGWALYGYTMMYRFTKDEKYLNQARHIAKFILNNPTLPKDKIPYWDFNDPKIPDVPHDASAAAIIASALLELGQYVKTEEKEEYVYNAQQILVNLSGEQYQAQPGENGGFLLKHSTGGLPLNSEIDVPLIYADYYFLEALKRYKDWYL from the coding sequence ATGTCAAAACTTATTCGGGATGAATTTGAATTTGCAGATAAGCAATACAAATATCTGATGAAATCTATTCCACCGGATAAAATGCCACAATCTTATAACGCTTCTACGCAGAAAGTTAGTACTAGAGATATTACCTGGTGGTGTTCGGGGTTTTATCCTGGTTCATTATGGTTAATTTACGAACAGACTAACGATCCGGAAATAAAAAGAGAAGCGGAACGGGTTTTAAGAATAATAGAGCCAAATAAAACATTTACAAAAGACCATGATCTTGGTTTTATGATGTTCACTAGCTTTGGTAACGCATACAGAATTACAAAAGACCCTGCTTATAAAGAAATTATCATCACTTCTGCAGAGTCTCTATCTACGAGATTCAAACCCGGAATGCAAGCTATTTTGTCTTGGGATAAAATGGCAGATTTCAAAGGTCCGGTGATCATTGATAATATGATGAATCTTGAGATGCTGATATGGGCAGCAAAAAATGGCGGGAATAAAAAGACCGAAGAAATAGCCATCGCCCATGCCAATACCACGATAAAAAATCATTTCCGTTCTGACTACAGTTCTTATCATGTGATTGATTACAACATAAATACGGGTGAGGTTTTAGGAAAGAAAACTTTTCAAGGTTATTCTGATTCGTCTGCATGGGCAAGAGGGCAAGGATGGGCATTGTATGGCTACACGATGATGTACCGGTTTACAAAAGATGAAAAGTATTTAAACCAAGCTCGCCATATTGCAAAATTTATCTTAAATAATCCGACTCTACCAAAGGATAAAATTCCATATTGGGACTTCAATGATCCAAAAATCCCAGACGTTCCACATGATGCTTCTGCTGCGGCCATTATAGCCTCTGCATTATTAGAATTGGGACAATATGTAAAAACAGAAGAAAAGGAAGAATATGTATATAATGCCCAGCAAATACTTGTAAATTTATCTGGAGAGCAATATCAGGCACAACCGGGAGAAAACGGAGGATTTCTTCTGAAACACAGCACAGGAGGACTCCCTCTTAATTCAGAAATTGATGTTCCTCTTATTTATGCAGATTATTATTTTCTGGAAGCATTGAAAAGATATAAAGACTGGTATTTATAA
- a CDS encoding DUF4861 family protein, producing MKIIRWGLIMIGITSLFDAQQPTLLLKLELKNSLSISRNLQSVEIPYHKVKVLSGKNFSITEVSTKNEIPYQWLANGNLLIQEDFNTRETKKIEFYQTPSKSFASKVYGRFVPERLGDFAWENDKIAFRMYGKELEKVPEQNGWGMDAWAKRSNRMVINEWYKRNNYHQDNGDGLDFFQVGNTLGAGDILPFINENFVYLGNYMSYKIIEEGPLRFTFELSYSEVKKDGYEIMAVKRLSLDAGSQLNKSVVTYQFSGRKTLPVFAGIVHWNGKGEKTLDQDNHLAVYWPENSKSGIVGTAILFPNTDYPIVDKQKHLGSEINLKNKQPVVFYAGAVWNQPGEITSQKDWQKYLQEFSLKLKYPIQISKYKKQNPDQ from the coding sequence ATGAAAATTATCCGATGGGGCCTGATAATGATAGGTATAACGTCATTGTTTGATGCCCAACAACCCACTCTATTATTGAAACTGGAGCTTAAAAATAGTTTAAGTATTTCGCGAAATTTACAATCTGTAGAGATTCCTTATCATAAAGTGAAGGTACTTTCTGGTAAAAATTTCAGTATTACTGAAGTTTCTACAAAAAATGAAATTCCCTACCAATGGCTTGCGAATGGAAACCTTCTTATTCAGGAAGATTTTAATACTAGGGAAACAAAAAAAATAGAGTTTTATCAGACACCATCAAAATCTTTCGCGTCTAAAGTGTATGGAAGATTTGTCCCGGAACGTTTGGGAGATTTTGCCTGGGAAAATGATAAGATTGCCTTCCGTATGTATGGTAAAGAATTGGAAAAAGTTCCTGAACAAAATGGTTGGGGAATGGATGCCTGGGCTAAAAGATCCAATAGAATGGTGATCAACGAATGGTATAAACGTAATAATTATCACCAGGATAATGGGGATGGCTTAGACTTTTTTCAGGTTGGAAATACTTTAGGAGCAGGCGACATTCTACCTTTCATCAATGAAAATTTTGTGTATCTTGGTAACTACATGTCCTATAAAATTATAGAAGAGGGACCACTTCGCTTTACATTTGAGCTTAGCTATTCTGAGGTAAAAAAAGATGGTTATGAAATTATGGCCGTCAAAAGACTTAGTCTGGACGCAGGTTCTCAACTTAACAAATCAGTAGTTACCTATCAATTTTCAGGTAGAAAAACACTTCCTGTCTTTGCAGGTATTGTTCACTGGAATGGCAAAGGTGAAAAAACATTGGACCAGGATAACCACTTAGCTGTTTACTGGCCTGAAAATTCAAAAAGTGGAATTGTTGGGACCGCGATTCTTTTCCCTAATACAGATTATCCTATTGTGGATAAACAAAAACACTTGGGCTCGGAAATCAACTTAAAAAATAAACAACCTGTTGTTTTCTATGCCGGTGCTGTATGGAATCAGCCAGGAGAAATCACCTCTCAAAAAGATTGGCAAAAATATCTACAGGAGTTTTCTTTAAAGCTAAAATATCCTATCCAAATCTCTAAGTACAAAAAACAAAATCCTGATCAATGA